ACCTGTCGGCCGTTTTCCGCTCGCTGATCGTGGCCTTCGCGGCGGCGCTGGCGGCCTTTCTGGTTTTGACCCTGGCGCCGCTTCCGCTGATGGAAAACTTCGCCAACAGCGAGTCCTGGCGCCTCCAGCCGCTGCGGCTGACTCAACTGACGCAGAAGAGGCTGTCCAAGGGATTCGAGTTGCGGGGCGAAGTCTACAACCAGACCGAGGAGCCGATCGAACAGTTGGCGGCTGTCGTGCAGGTCTACGGGATCGACGAGCGGGTGCTGGACGAAGTGCAGGCCTACATCGATCCGCTGCCGCTGCCCCCCGGCGAGGCCGGCGAGTTCAAGGTGGCTTACCGCAAGGAGCCGGCCAACCTCTACGGCTACGACATCGTTTTCGTGGGAAGCGAAGGCATCCTCCCTCACATGAGGGGATTCGACGTGCGCGATCCCCAGTTGCCCGATGAAAGCGAACGGGAGCCCCAGGACGTTGAAGATGATCAAGGTCAGGACGAGGCTCCGGCGGCTCAGCAGGCCGCGCCTCAAGAGCCGGCTCCCGAGCAGGACTCCCCCTCACGGCCCGATCTCTAGGCCAGGCCCGTTGTCTCCTCTTCCCGATCATGAGCAGATCGCCGCGCATTCCCGAACGCATCCGCCATTTGGGGCACTTGCTGCCCTTTTTGCGGCCCTATCGCCGCCCCATGCTGGCGGGGGCCTGCATGGTCATGCTCACCAACATCGCGGCCGCCGCCAGTCCCTGGATTCTCAAGCTGGGCATCGATCACCTGACCCAGAGCATCAGCCTCAGCCTGTTGGGCTTCTACGCCGGCTTGATCCTGGCGGCCAGCCTGGTGGAGGGAGTGTTCCGCTTCGCCATGCGCAGGATACTCATCGGAGTCTCGCGCCATGTGGAGTTCGATTTGCGCAACGGCCTCTTCCGCCACTTGCAGGAACTCTCGGGCGATTTTTATCAAAGCCGCAGCACGGGCGACATCATGGCCCGCGCCACCAACGACCTGAACGCCGTGCGCTCGGTGCTGGGACCGGCGGTGATGTATTCGCTCAACACCTTCTTCACTTTTCTCACCGTCATTTCGCTGCTCCTCTACCTGAATTGGAGGCTGGCGCTGCTGGTACTCATTCCGCTGGCCGGAGTGACCTTGGCGGTCAAGTTCTTCGGCCAGCGCATCCACGAGCGCTTCGAAAAGAT
This sequence is a window from Acidobacteriota bacterium. Protein-coding genes within it:
- a CDS encoding FxLYD domain-containing protein — translated: MTEQAITILDTALRYSLWIFLGVFCLAVAISAFRSRQHKLKLRRLAEEAGEGPQSAVLQASSQDLSAVFRSLIVAFAAALAAFLVLTLAPLPLMENFANSESWRLQPLRLTQLTQKRLSKGFELRGEVYNQTEEPIEQLAAVVQVYGIDERVLDEVQAYIDPLPLPPGEAGEFKVAYRKEPANLYGYDIVFVGSEGILPHMRGFDVRDPQLPDESEREPQDVEDDQGQDEAPAAQQAAPQEPAPEQDSPSRPDL